GACGACGAGCGCCCCCACCGCCAGGGTCACGAGCACCGACGCCAGGATCTTGAAGCGGGTGCTGTAGAGGGGCGGCGGCGACTTCCCGTTGCTCTGGGGAGAACCGCTGGCCGGTGGCTTGGTGGGGGGAACAGTCGAGGACACGCGGCTCCAGTCTCTACTCCACCGCCCGGCGAGTGGTCGAGCCGATGGGTTCTGCGGCGGACACCCAAGTACTCTGGGCGGTCGTGGTCATGTCACACATGACCGAGCATGTCGGTCGAGTGGTGGGCGGGCGATACAGGCTCCTCGCTCCGCTGGGATCAGGCGCATCGGCCGAGGTCTACCTCGCCGACGACGTGCGCCTCCGCCGTCGCGTCGCCGTGAAGATCCTCCACTCGGCCCTCGCCGAGGACGAGGCCTTCCTCCGCCGCTTCCGCGCCGAGGCCCGGGCCGCTGCGGCGCTGAGCCACCCGAACATCCTCGCCATCTTCGACTGGAACGGCGACGAGGTGCCGCCGTACATCGTCACCGAGTTCCTGAGCGGCGGCAGCCTGCGCTCCATGCTCGACGCCGGCAACCCCCTCACGCCGTCGCAGGCCCTGCTCGTGGGCCTCAGTGCGGCACAGGCGCTCGACCGGGCGCACAAGCAGGGCTTCGTCCACCGCGACATCAAGCCCGCCAACCTGCTCTTCGGTGGCGACGCCCGCCTGCGCGTCGCCGACTTCGGCCTGGCCCGCGCCATCGCCGAGGCCGGGTGGACCGAGCCGACCGGCGCGGTGCTGGGCACGGCCCGCTACTCGTCGCCCGAGCAGGCCCGAGGCGAACCGCTCGACGGCAAGAGCGACGTCTACTCGCTGGCCCTCGTGTTGGTGGAGGCGGTGACGGGCCTCGTCCCCTTCACGCTCGACACCACCATCGGCACGCTGATGGCCCGCCTCGACCGCCCGCTCGAGGTCCCCGAGGAGCTCGACGCCCTCGCTCCCGTCGTCGCCCTGGCCGGCCAGCTCGACCCCGCCCAGCGCCCCGACGCCGCCACGCTGGCCCAGGAGCTGATCGACGCCGCCAACGACCTGCCCCGCCCGGAGCCCCTCGTCCTGGTGGGGGCCAGCACGGCTGCGGCCGCCAACGGCGCCGGCCCCGCCGTCGAGGACGAGCGGGACCGCACGGTCCTCCACGGGGCGATCGATCCCGCCGACACCACGGCACCCCAGCCCCTCCCGGCGCCCCAGGGTCCGCCGCCGCCGATCGTGCCGGGCGTCCCGGTCGCTCCCGGCGCGCCCGCACCCGCGGCCCCCGGCTCCGGCCACAGCGGCCCCGCCCACATGCAGGGCCACCCGTCCGGCCCGCTGCCGCCCCCGCCCCGCCTGGCGCCCACCGCCCGCGCCGACCGCGCCCGCAAGGTCCTCATCGGCGTGGTCGCCGCCGTCGCCGCCGTGGCCCTCGGCGTGGCTGTCACGCTGGTCGTCACCCAGCAGCTCCGCCCGACCCACGTGGTGCCCGAGGCGCTCATCGGCATCCCCAAGGCCGAGGTGACCGAGCACGTCGGCGACTTCGGCTGGAAGATCAGCTACGAGGAGATCGACCACGACCAGCCCGCCGGCACGGTGCTCGACACCCGCCCCAAGGTGGGCAGCAAGCTCCGCGAGGGCGAACGGCTGACCGTGGTCGTGTCGAAGGGCCCGCCGCTGGTGACGGTCCCCAGCTCCGACGACCTGCGGGGCCTCACCCGCGAGCAGGCCACCGAGGTGCTGGGCGGGTCGGGCATCGGGCTGGTCCCCGAGTTCGTCGACACGCCGCACGAGGAGATCGAGAAGGACCACGTGATCGGGTTCGCCGCCGACACCCCGGCGGAGCTCCCGGCGGGCGCCACCGTGGAGGTGGAGGTCTCCAGCGGCCCGTCGGGTCCCGAGATCGCCGACGTCACCGGCTGGGAGGCCGA
Above is a genomic segment from Acidimicrobiales bacterium containing:
- a CDS encoding PASTA domain-containing protein, whose amino-acid sequence is MTEHVGRVVGGRYRLLAPLGSGASAEVYLADDVRLRRRVAVKILHSALAEDEAFLRRFRAEARAAAALSHPNILAIFDWNGDEVPPYIVTEFLSGGSLRSMLDAGNPLTPSQALLVGLSAAQALDRAHKQGFVHRDIKPANLLFGGDARLRVADFGLARAIAEAGWTEPTGAVLGTARYSSPEQARGEPLDGKSDVYSLALVLVEAVTGLVPFTLDTTIGTLMARLDRPLEVPEELDALAPVVALAGQLDPAQRPDAATLAQELIDAANDLPRPEPLVLVGASTAAAANGAGPAVEDERDRTVLHGAIDPADTTAPQPLPAPQGPPPPIVPGVPVAPGAPAPAAPGSGHSGPAHMQGHPSGPLPPPPRLAPTARADRARKVLIGVVAAVAAVALGVAVTLVVTQQLRPTHVVPEALIGIPKAEVTEHVGDFGWKISYEEIDHDQPAGTVLDTRPKVGSKLREGERLTVVVSKGPPLVTVPSSDDLRGLTREQATEVLGGSGIGLVPEFVDTPHEEIEKDHVIGFAADTPAELPAGATVEVEVSSGPSGPEIADVTGWEAEEAAEELEDDGFQVDFRGEANDEQDSGNVLRSEPAAGERAAEGSTVVLVVAQGDNVEVPDIVGKRLRRVRDMLESRGLSVGSISGSDSDDSMVIGSFPWPGTQVPQGSTVDLTVF